A window of the Lolium perenne isolate Kyuss_39 chromosome 7, Kyuss_2.0, whole genome shotgun sequence genome harbors these coding sequences:
- the LOC139833822 gene encoding F-box protein At5g03100-like, with protein MSGGDLFGALPDHLVQRVLSFLPSRDAVKTAVLARRWRYLWRSTPAVRVHGSGNYFRLFVNSLLLFRDAASPLRSFEINADLLIGEERDEVDPHVDLWIRHAVSTCRARSLIARFDDQRFWHEKIMWSPRQKLPFASPHLTTMHLRGVILDHGSLDLPKLLHLSLRACRLNADAIVSPLLKRLHIMDCESGSPIRISTPSLRHLQLSGDHQGFLAPAAL; from the exons GCGCGTGCTCTCCTTCCTGCCGTCTCGCGATGCGGTGAAGACGGCCGTGCTCGCCCGCCGCTGGCGCTACCTGTGGAGGTCCACCCCCGCCGTCCGCGTCCACGGCTCAGGCAACTACTTTCGCCTCTTCGTCAACAGCTTGCTGCTCTTCCGTGATGCCGCCTCGCCGTTACGCTCGTTTGAGATCAACGCCGACCTGCTGATAGGCGAGGAAAGGGACGAGGTCGACCCTCACGTCGACCTCTGGATCAGGCACGCCGTGTCAACGTGCCGTGCGCGCTCCCTCATCGCCCGCTTCGACGATCAAAGGTTCTGGCACGAAAAGATCATGTGGTCTCCCAGGCAGAAGCTACCTTTCGCCTCCCCGCACCTGACGACGATGCACCTCCGGGGGGTCATTCTCGACCACGGCAGCCTCGATTTGCCGAAGCTTCTCCACCTCAGTCTCAGAGCCTGCCGCCTCAATGCCGACGCCATCGTGTCGCCCTTGCTGAAGCGCCTCCATATCATGGACTGCGAATCAGGATCACCGATCAGGATTTCCACCCCGAGCCTCCGTCATCTGCAGCTATCCGGTGACCACCAGGGCTTCT TGGCGCCGGCCGCTCTTTGA